A window of Arcobacter acticola genomic DNA:
AAGACCATCCCAAAGTGCATCTTCATTAAATTTATCATAATCAATTACTACTTCAATTTCATTTTTAAGATGTAAATATTTATTATATCCTCTACTATTGATTTGATCTTTTGTAAGTCTTCCTGATTTGATTTTCTTTTCTAATCTTTTTAAACCTTTTTCTCTATTATATTTATCTTTTTTTGCTCTTTTATCTGTATATGACAACACAAGTGTATCATCACCTTTTGCAACGGTTGCAATAGCATTATTTACATCAAGATTTAAAGATAATATTTTACTTTTTGTAATATGATTTTCATTTTTGATTCTTGCACCTAAGATATATTTATAGTTATGAGTTTTTAGTTGTTCTATATTATTTTTAGATAACAATCCTGAATCAGCTATTACAATTGGTTTTTCTAAATTAAATTTCTTTTCAAACTTTTGAAGTATTGGTATAAAAGTATTTCCTTCATAGCTATTCCCCTCATAAATATCATAGCCTATTGGATAACCTTTTTCTCCCACTAAAAGTCCAAGCATTATTTGTGGAGATTGAAATTTACCATCTTTACTAAATCCAATTCTTCTTAAATCATCCTCATCTTCACTCTCAAAGTAAAGTGTTGTAACATCATAAAATAAAACAGTAATTTCACCTAATATTTTTTTTGTATGTTCAAAGGCTACTTGTTCAATCTCCTCTTTATATACAACATTAAACTTATCCATAAAGCGATATATCTTCATAATATCAATATCTATATTTCTATATCGTTTAAGATACTCAATAACTTTTAATTTACTTCCTGGATTAATAAGTCTTGTTACAACTAAATGTTTTAAAAGTTCATCATCAATAATTTTACTAAATCCAATATAATCAAACAATCTTGCGATAATAAGTTCTGGGCCAATACAAACAATACTATTTGTTGATAGATTTTTTACAAAGGTATCTATTATATTTTCACTATTATCATTTGGAAATAAATTTAATATAGGTTGTTTGGTGAGTTGTGGAATAAGTTTTAATCCCTCTTCATATAAAAGTTCTATTTCTATTTCATCTTTAGATGAACCAATAGTTTGCACTACTTTATTATTTCTTCCAATTTTTTCTATTATTTGAACACTTATACTACCACTTGCATTTCTTTTTTTACGAATAAACATACAATATTATATCGTGGGTCACCCAACTTAAAAATTAAAATACCTTAACCATGGGGTTTATTAGATATTGTTTTATGCTCTTTTTCAAAAGTGATGAAGTCAGGATAAATATAAAAAAACAAAAAGTATAATAGCATAAAACTACATTCTCTTAAAATATAAGCTACTTTAAGAGAATATTAGTGATTATATTATTCTGAATCTTCAACTGCACTATCAGAGTGTAAAACAGCTAAATAATCTTTAAATCTTAGCTGCCCTAAATTATCAACTTTGTAATCATTTATTAATTGACCAACATAAGATACAAGAGCTGTTGCTGGAACTTTAACTCCAATTTTTCTTGAAATTCTACTTCCTTTTTCACCTTCTAGGTTTCCACCTAATAAAACTTCATAACCTTCAACTCTTTGTCCATCATGTCTAATCATTCCACCAACAAATCCAATATCTGAAATTTGTGGTTGAGAACAACCATTTCCACATCCTGAAATTGAAATAGTTACATCTTCTGTGAACTCAGGAAATTTTTCTTCAAGTTCAACTAATACTTTTTTAGCAAACTCTTTAGTTTCTGTAATACCAAATTTACAAAACTCTTTTCCTGTACATGATTGTAATCTTGCTCTAAATGGAGTTGGCTTATATGGATATCCAAGTGCTGCAATTTCGTTTGCTAAATCTTGAACTACCTCATCTTTTACACCATATACAATAAAGTTTTGAGTAGCAGTTAATGATAAACCAGCAGCATTATATTTTTTACAAATATCATACATAGCTTGGAAATCCTCACCTGCAACTCTTCCTGAGTTTGTAGCAAATCCAACGTAAGACTCACCTTTTTGTTGAGCTTTGTTGATTCCAAAGTGGTTTCTATTTTCAAATGATTCTATTTTTGGCTCTATTAAACCTTCTTCTAAAGAATAACCAATAACTTTTTCAATTTCAGCTACAAATTTTTCAATTCCCCAGTCATTTAATAAGTGTCTTACTCTTGCTTTGTTTCTATTTTCTCTATTTCCATTATCTCTAAAGATTTCAGCACAAGCAACTGCTACATCTTGAACTTGTTCAGGTTTTACATATCTGTTTGCTCTTGTTGCTATTTGTTTTGATTTTGATAAACCTCCACCAATAGTTAAGTCAAACAGTACTTCACCTTTTTCATTTTTAAATCCAGTAAATGCAACATCTTGAATTTCATGTGCTGCACAGTGGCATTTACATCCTGAGATTCCAATTTTATATTTTCTTGGAAAATTACAAAATCTATCTTCATTTACATCAAAATAAGTATCTACTTGTTTTACTAGTTTTGCTGCATCATAAAACTCACCCTCATCTATTCCACTTACAGGACAAGTCATAATAGGTCTTGGTCCATCACCTGATGCCATTCTTGAAGTTAATCCAACAGATTTTAATAAATCTAAAATAGCTGGCATATCTTTTATTTGAATAAAATGAAATTGAACATTTTGTCTTGTTGTAAAATCTACTAGTCCTTGAGCATACTCTTGACCTATTTTAGCCATCACTGCTAATTGTTCTAAATTCATTTTAGTATCAACTAATTTGATTCTTTTCATGAAGTATTTTTTATCTTCTGTTCCATCACTATTAATATGTGGATACATTCCATACCATTTTAATAAACCAATGTACTCATCTTTTAATGGAATTCCATCTATTGCTTCTTTATAAACATCATCAATAACTCTTAAAGGATTTCTAGAAGCTTTTAATTGCTCCAAAGGTGATAACTCATTTGCCATAATTTTCTCCTATTGTTTAAAGATAAAATAATATCTTTTTATTCACTAATTTTCAAAATTATATCCTATTTTCATAAAAAATAGATTAAATTAATCTTGATTAAAATACTATACTATATAGAGATAATATTTTATGCTGCTATTTATAAAATTTTTATAATGAAAATATCAATAATCATATATAAAAGCTAGATAAATTAGGCTTTTGTGTTTTCTTTCTAAGTTTATTTTACATATAACAAATATCCATTTTATGGTACTTTTAAACATCATAAATTAATTTAAGATTTTTTTCAGAATATTTCTTTTTTTTATGGTTTATAATTACAATATAGAATAAGAAATAAATCTACAAGGTTTTATTTATCTTCTTATAGTCTTATTCTATTCTAAATTTTCAGGAGAATAAATTGGGTGCTTCATCTACAAATGAGCCAAAAAATTTTATTCCATTTCTTGACTTATTAAAACAACTAATAAGGGTTCCTTCTGTAACTGGAGCTGAACACTCTTTTTTATTATATTTAAAAAGAGAATTAGAAGAAATTGGTATAAAAACACAATACTATGATGGTCTATTAGTTGCACAGGGTAAAAATCCTACTAAAGGAATGCTAAGTGCGCATATTGACAGACATGGAGTAATTTGTACAGGGCCAAATGAGTTTCAATTTGCAGCTTTCCTTGCTAAAAATCGATCTGACTTAAGAGGGAATTCCCTATCTGAACAAACATATCAATTAATTGCTAAAAGATATATAAATCAACAAGTTCAAGCTTATGAACCTTGGAGTGGGAGTTATTTAGGAATTGGACAAATTTCTGATGTATATATGAACGAAGATGTTAATAACTTATTTTTTAAGATTGATGGATTATCTCATTTACAACCAGGAACACCAATTGCCTTTAGTGATAAACTAAAAAGATCTGATGATTTATTATCAGCACAACTTGATAATGTTATTAGTGCTGCTATTATAATCTATTTATACCAAAATGGATTTCAAGGAACAGCGTTTTTTACAGCACAAGAAGAAGCTGGAAAATCTTGGAGATATGTTTATGAATGGTTTAGAAAAAACAATGTAACTACAAATGAATTGTTAGTTCTAGATACTAGTCCCTATGACACAAGACTTGAAGCAGATGTTCAACAAGTAGTTCTAAGAAATAGAGATGCAAATGCTAGATTTAAATCTCCTATTTTAAAACAACTAAAAAACTTTTGTCATAAAAATAAAATTGATTTTTCTTGTAAAGATACATTTATTCAAGAGAAAAATAAGATTAGAAAAGAAAAAGGTTTGCCTTTACTGACTCTTGGTAGTACAGAACTTGGAAGAATTGTAATGGAATCAAAGGGCTCTATTCAAGGAGCAACATTACAAATACCAACAACAGGTTATCACACAGTTGAAGAAACAGCTTCTATTAAGTCTGTTAAGGCAATTTTACTTATATTAAGCAGTATCTATATAGATACTAAAAAAGCTTAATAAGAAAATTTTAAATATATTAATTTAGAGGAATTGAGAGTTATGAATTTAGCTATTATTTATGAATTAAGAGCAAATGATGTAAGCGAAGAGCATATTGATTTAATCATGAGTAGAGTAAAGAACCGATTTACAGAAGAAAATATTGATAAAGAACTTGTAAAATTAGGTTATTCTAAAATATTTACGGTAGACTACGACGAATTTGACAACTATGATTTTGATGATGATTATGGTAGTCACGGCCACAAGGGAAATAATGAAGAAATTGACTAATAAAGAATTAGTAAAACTGTATTACCACGAATTATGGAATAAACAAAATAAAGATTATATTGATATTTTATTTGATGACAATATCACATTTCATGGTTCATTGGACATATCAGTTGTTGGAAAAGAAAAATTCAAAGAGTATATGGATACTATCTTAACTGGTATTCCAAATCTTTTCCATAGTATTATTATGATGGTAAGTGAAGATGATACAATTGCTGTTAAAGCATTGTACAATGGACGACATACTGGTAAATTATTTAATTATGAAGCAAGTAACAATAAAATTGTTTATAATGGAGCATCTTTCTTTAAATTTAGAGATGGGAAAATTGTAGATATTTGGGTTCTTGGTGATTTAAATAATCTTAATAAACAACTTTCATAAACACTCGTTTATGAAAGGCATTTTATGACACAAATAAGCAATCATGTATATTGCGCTGATTTTTTAACCTCATTTGATATTAAAACAAAACTTTTACCTAATCCTTATTATGATTATCCATTTTTAATAATAGAAAACTTTCTTAGTATTAATGAATGTAATGAAATAAATAAAAAAGTAAAAGAAGATGATGATTTTCAAAAAGCACAAATAAAAACTTTGGATTCAGTACTTCTTAGTGAAACTAATGAAGAAATCAGAAAAACAAATATTTATTCACTTGATGAAAAATATTTAGAACTCTATACAAATAGATTTTTTCTACATCAAGCGCAAATTGAAGACTATTTTAAAATTGCACTTACAACTTCTACTTCTGTTCAAGTATTAGAGTATTTGAAAAATAGCTTTTACTCTATGCACAGTGATGATTCAAGTATGTTATATAAAGATGATGAATTAGTTGGTTTTATACCCGTTGCAAAACAAAGAAAGATCTCAACAGTACTTTTTACAACATCAAATGATGAAAATACAAGTGACAATACTTTTATTGGTGGAGAGTTATTATTTAACTTTCTTTACGATGTTAATGGAAACGAAATAAAAATAAAACCAAAAGCTGGAAGCATGCTAGTGTTTTTAAGTAATCCCTATTTTACCCATGAAGTTTTAAAAGTAATAGAAGGAAGAAGAATCACTTTAGTTCAATGGCATAATGCTATTATCAATTAAAAAACAGCTTTTTTTACTATAATAACAAAAATAATCAATACCATAAGAGATATAATGACACTAGATGAAAATCAACTAAAAGAATTCCATGAAAATGGATTTCTTCTTCTTAAGAATTTTGCCGATTCAAAACTTTGTGATGAAATTCTAGAAAAAGCAAAAGTACATTTGAAAAATAAGATTGCTCCAATTGAGAGTGAACAAGAATATATGCAAAAAGATGCAGATGAAATCACAGTGCGAAGGCTAAGACAAGTTTATGATAGAGAAGAAGTATTTAAAAAATGGATGACAAATGATAAAATCAGACCTATTTTAATACAACTTTTAAATGATACTCCTGTATTAACACTTGCTCATCATAACTCAATTATGACAAAACTACCCCATGACAGTACAAGAACATTTTGGCATCAAGATAGACGTTATTGGAATTTTGAAAATGATAATCTAGTTTCTGTATGGTTAGCTTTAGGAGATGAGTATTTAGATAATGGATTACTTGAATTTATTCCAGCTTCTCATAAAATGAATTTTTCAAAAGATAGATTTGATTCTGAGTCAAATTTTTTAGATGAAAATAGTGAAAATATAGAACTAATACATCAAAGAACTTCTAATAACTTGCAAAAAGGTGATGTTGTATTTTTTCATTGTAAAACACTTCATCATGCAAGTAAAAACCACTCTGATAAAGCAAAAATATCTTTTGTATATACAGTTCGAGCAAAATCAAATAATCCTATTAAAGGAACAAGAAGTGATTTTAAAGAGGTGATTCTTGACTAATAATCTAATCACTCTTTTAATAGAAAAAACAAACTTCTCAAAAGTTACTGTTGAAAATATTTTAAAACTTTTAGATGAGGGTTGCACTATTCCATTTATTGCTAGATATAGAAAAGATTTAACTTCAAATGCTACAGATGAACAACTTCGTGATTTTGAAGATATTTATAACTACTCTTTAAAACTACTAGGAAGAAAAGAAGAGATTCTTTCTATTTTAAAAGAGAGAAATTTTTTAGATGATAAAATACAAAATCATATAAATACTGCAACAACTTTGCAAATGCTTGAAGATATATATGCACCTTTTAAAGATAAAAAATCATCAAGAACATCAACTGCAATTGAAAATGGTTTAGAGCCACTTGCAAATATAATTCAATCAATGAAATATTCACTTGAAGAAGTAAATAAAAAAGCAAAGCAGTTTTTAGGCAAAGAAGTAGTAAATATAGAAGATGCAATCTCAGGAGCTAGTGATATTATTGCTCAAAGATATGCAGATGATTTTAGAACAAAAGAAGTGATTAGAAATATTGTTTTAAACTATGGAATACTTGAGACTAAAAGAACAAAGACATTTGATGAAAATGGAGTTTATGTAAGTGTTGCAAATGTTAGTGAAAAAGTAAAATATATAAAATCACATAGATTTCTAGCAATTTCAAGAGCTGTAAATGAAAAAGAATTAACAGTAAAAATCGAAGTTGATGAAAACTATATTTTAGAAAATATAAAAAAATATAAAATCCCATCAAGTGCCGAAAGCTCAAAAGAGTTAGTTTTTCAAGCCTATAAAGATGGATTAAAAAGACTATTACTTCCAAGTTTAAAAAGAGAAGCATTAAGTGAACTAAAAGAAAAAGCATCAAGTGATGCAATAATACTTTTTGGAAAAAATCTAAAAGAACTACTACTAACACCACCACTTGTAAATCAAGTGATTTTAGGAATGGATCCAGGATATGTGAGTGGATGCAAGTTAGCAGTTATAGATATAAATGGTGATTATCTAGCATCAAATGTAATTTATCCCACAAAACCAAGAGAAGATTTTACAAGCTCTTCTAAAATAGTATTAGAGCTTATTAAAAAATATAAAATAAACTCAATAGCAATAGGAAATGGAACAGCCTCACAAGAAACAGCAGCTTTTGTAGCAAAATTAATAGAAGAAAATAAATTAGATGTAAAATTTGCTATTGTAAGTGAAATAGGAGCAAGTGTTTATTCAGCTTCAAAAATAGCAATACAAGAATATCCAAACCTAGATGTAACAATAAGAGGAGCTATCTCAATAGCTCAAAGACTTAGAGATCCAATGGCTGCTTTAGTAAAAATTGATCCAAAATCACTAGGAATTGGTCAATATCAACATGATGTAAACCAAAAAGAGTTAAACACAAAACTTGAAAATGTAACAGTTGATTTAGTAAATAAAGTAGGAGTTGATATAAACTCAGCTTCATATAAACTACTCTCTTTTATTTCAGGTATTAGTGAAACTATGTCAAAAAATATCATTGCACATAAAAATAAAATCAAAAAATTCACTTCAAAAAAAGAATTACTTGAGGTAAAAGGAATAGGTGAAAAAGCATACGAACAAGCCGTAGGATTTTTAAGAATCAAAGATGGTAAAAGTATTTTAGATAATACAGCAATTCACCCACAAAATTATGATGTCGTAAAAAACTTACAAAAGAATTACAAAATAGAAGAGATAAAAGATAATCAAATTGAGCAAATATCAAAAGAACTAAACTGCCCTCCACTACTTTTAAAAGATATTATAAGTGAACTTTTAAAACCAGGTTACGATGTAAGAAGTGAATTTGACACAATAGAGTTTTCAAAAGATATAAAAACAATAGAAGACCTAAAAGAAGGATTCATAATAAGTGGAGTTGTAAGAAATATCACAGACTTCGGAGCTTTTGTAGATATTGGCCTGAAAAATGATGGACTTATACATATTTCACAAATAAGCGAAAAAAGAATCTCCCATCCTATGGATGTACTAAGTATAAATCAACAGTTGAAAAATATCAAGGTTATTAGTATTGATTTAGAGAAACAGAGGGTTGGGTTGAGTTTGAGATAGGTTGTTTTGATAAAGAGTAAAAAGTTAAAATCTACCTTTTAAATTTTTGTAAATTTTATCATTTTCTCTTTTTCCAACACTTAGTACAAGAACGATTATTTCTTCATCTTTTACTTCATAGGCAAGTCTATAACCAACTGTTCTTAATTTGATTTTATAAACATTTTCATATCCGCTTAGTTTATCTTTTTCTACTCTTGGATTTTCTAATCTCTCTTTTAACTTATTTTTGAATTGTTCTTTTATAGTAGACCCTAATTTACTCCATTCTTTTAAAGCTTTAGGTTTAAATTCAAGATTATAAGTCATCTAAGTTTACTTTAATTGGTGTATCTGAATCCTTTAGAGATTTTTCAACTTCAAGAGATAAATGATAATCATCTATAATATCCATCATTTTTTCATATAATTTACTTGGAACCAAATAAGCACTTGGAATATTATGATTTAAAATTGCGATAACTTCATTATCTGCTTGATTTAGCAATTGAGTAGGAGACTTTTTAAGTTCAGTAATACTGGCCGTATACTTTGCTAAAATTGCTTGCATTTCAGATCCTTTCTTGATATTAAATATTGTACTTAATATAGTACCTTTTGTCAATATAGGGTTTTTATATTTATTCATATATTTAAAAAACAAAGAGTTGGATTGAATTTGAAATAGATTATTTTAGTTTTTCTAAAATATCTAAATTTTCATATCCAATTAATTTATCTTTTTCTACTCTTGAATTTTCTAATCACTCTTAAAGATTTAATTATCTAAAAGTTAATCTCTTGTTTTAATTCTAATTCATTTAAGTTCAGCATTTTGTATTTTTGATAGTTTCTAACTCTAGCCTATTTCTCATTTCATCTATATGAGAAATAGAAAAATAGTCTTTAATAATATTTGTATTTTTATATTTAGATATAAAACTATAAATTTCATTTATTTTATCATCAGGATTAATTATAAATAACTCTTTCACTCCATCATGTAAACTAGAATGGTCTTTTAAATATTGTAAAGTATACAGAAATAAGTTTTTTATAAAGAAATCATCTTTTGCTAAACTCAATCCTATTATATAAATATCTTTTGTAAAATTAAATATATTTTCTATTTTATACCAATGCAAAGCATTAAATCTCACATCAAAAGCTTTTCCATATCCTGGTAATACTAAAAAAGGTTCTATTGAAGAAGTATTGTTTCTCCAATATCTATTATTATGTAACATATCAGATTTATAAATTTCTAATTTTGTTCTATCATATTCAGGATGCAACGGTGTCCAATTTAACCCATCATCTCTATATGGTTTTGTAATTCTCCAATTTATAGAACCGTGAAGTTTGGCAAGATTGATACAACCTTCTTCTACAAAATTATAAGTATATTTCTTACCTACTTTTATTAATGAAGCTTCTAATAGTAAATCCCAATTAAATGATAGAACTATATCTTTATCATGCAATTGTTCTGCAAACTTTATATAAATATCTGGTATATCTTCATAAGGTGTTTTCTCAGAAATAGTCTTTGACAAGTAATATCTTAATGAAATTTTTTCTCTTGAACCATAGTCTTTATATCTTTCTCCTGCACCATACTCTCTTAATTCAATAAATTCTAAAAAATCACATAATTCATAAAAATCTATTTTTGAATAATCTATATCTTCATCATCTTTTAAATTTTTATATATTCTTACATAGTTATCTATTCTTTCAGAAATTTCTGATTCACTTTTAAATTTATCCATAGTAAGCTTTAAAAGTGTATCCATCAGGGGAATACCTGCACCTGCAGAAAATCCTGCTCCTAAAATAAATAATCTATTTTTATTAATATAATATACTTTATCTAGTTCTTTCATTTAAAATTCCTTCTAGTATTAC
This region includes:
- a CDS encoding 2OG-Fe(II) oxygenase; protein product: MTQISNHVYCADFLTSFDIKTKLLPNPYYDYPFLIIENFLSINECNEINKKVKEDDDFQKAQIKTLDSVLLSETNEEIRKTNIYSLDEKYLELYTNRFFLHQAQIEDYFKIALTTSTSVQVLEYLKNSFYSMHSDDSSMLYKDDELVGFIPVAKQRKISTVLFTTSNDENTSDNTFIGGELLFNFLYDVNGNEIKIKPKAGSMLVFLSNPYFTHEVLKVIEGRRITLVQWHNAIIN
- a CDS encoding type II toxin-antitoxin system Phd/YefM family antitoxin, which translates into the protein MQAILAKYTASITELKKSPTQLLNQADNEVIAILNHNIPSAYLVPSKLYEKMMDIIDDYHLSLEVEKSLKDSDTPIKVNLDDL
- a CDS encoding helix-hairpin-helix domain-containing protein, whose protein sequence is MTNNLITLLIEKTNFSKVTVENILKLLDEGCTIPFIARYRKDLTSNATDEQLRDFEDIYNYSLKLLGRKEEILSILKERNFLDDKIQNHINTATTLQMLEDIYAPFKDKKSSRTSTAIENGLEPLANIIQSMKYSLEEVNKKAKQFLGKEVVNIEDAISGASDIIAQRYADDFRTKEVIRNIVLNYGILETKRTKTFDENGVYVSVANVSEKVKYIKSHRFLAISRAVNEKELTVKIEVDENYILENIKKYKIPSSAESSKELVFQAYKDGLKRLLLPSLKREALSELKEKASSDAIILFGKNLKELLLTPPLVNQVILGMDPGYVSGCKLAVIDINGDYLASNVIYPTKPREDFTSSSKIVLELIKKYKINSIAIGNGTASQETAAFVAKLIEENKLDVKFAIVSEIGASVYSASKIAIQEYPNLDVTIRGAISIAQRLRDPMAALVKIDPKSLGIGQYQHDVNQKELNTKLENVTVDLVNKVGVDINSASYKLLSFISGISETMSKNIIAHKNKIKKFTSKKELLEVKGIGEKAYEQAVGFLRIKDGKSILDNTAIHPQNYDVVKNLQKNYKIEEIKDNQIEQISKELNCPPLLLKDIISELLKPGYDVRSEFDTIEFSKDIKTIEDLKEGFIISGVVRNITDFGAFVDIGLKNDGLIHISQISEKRISHPMDVLSINQQLKNIKVISIDLEKQRVGLSLR
- a CDS encoding IS1634 family transposase, whose translation is MFIRKKRNASGSISVQIIEKIGRNNKVVQTIGSSKDEIEIELLYEEGLKLIPQLTKQPILNLFPNDNSENIIDTFVKNLSTNSIVCIGPELIIARLFDYIGFSKIIDDELLKHLVVTRLINPGSKLKVIEYLKRYRNIDIDIMKIYRFMDKFNVVYKEEIEQVAFEHTKKILGEITVLFYDVTTLYFESEDEDDLRRIGFSKDGKFQSPQIMLGLLVGEKGYPIGYDIYEGNSYEGNTFIPILQKFEKKFNLEKPIVIADSGLLSKNNIEQLKTHNYKYILGARIKNENHITKSKILSLNLDVNNAIATVAKGDDTLVLSYTDKRAKKDKYNREKGLKRLEKKIKSGRLTKDQINSRGYNKYLHLKNEIEVVIDYDKFNEDALWDGLKGYITNTTLSPSEVIENYSNLWHIERAFRISKTDLKIRPIHHYLRHRIEAHISISFIAYTV
- a CDS encoding type II toxin-antitoxin system RelE family toxin yields the protein MTYNLEFKPKALKEWSKLGSTIKEQFKNKLKERLENPRVEKDKLSGYENVYKIKLRTVGYRLAYEVKDEEIIVLVLSVGKRENDKIYKNLKGRF
- a CDS encoding peptidase M42, translated to MGASSTNEPKNFIPFLDLLKQLIRVPSVTGAEHSFLLYLKRELEEIGIKTQYYDGLLVAQGKNPTKGMLSAHIDRHGVICTGPNEFQFAAFLAKNRSDLRGNSLSEQTYQLIAKRYINQQVQAYEPWSGSYLGIGQISDVYMNEDVNNLFFKIDGLSHLQPGTPIAFSDKLKRSDDLLSAQLDNVISAAIIIYLYQNGFQGTAFFTAQEEAGKSWRYVYEWFRKNNVTTNELLVLDTSPYDTRLEADVQQVVLRNRDANARFKSPILKQLKNFCHKNKIDFSCKDTFIQEKNKIRKEKGLPLLTLGSTELGRIVMESKGSIQGATLQIPTTGYHTVEETASIKSVKAILLILSSIYIDTKKA
- a CDS encoding nitrite/sulfite reductase; the encoded protein is MANELSPLEQLKASRNPLRVIDDVYKEAIDGIPLKDEYIGLLKWYGMYPHINSDGTEDKKYFMKRIKLVDTKMNLEQLAVMAKIGQEYAQGLVDFTTRQNVQFHFIQIKDMPAILDLLKSVGLTSRMASGDGPRPIMTCPVSGIDEGEFYDAAKLVKQVDTYFDVNEDRFCNFPRKYKIGISGCKCHCAAHEIQDVAFTGFKNEKGEVLFDLTIGGGLSKSKQIATRANRYVKPEQVQDVAVACAEIFRDNGNRENRNKARVRHLLNDWGIEKFVAEIEKVIGYSLEEGLIEPKIESFENRNHFGINKAQQKGESYVGFATNSGRVAGEDFQAMYDICKKYNAAGLSLTATQNFIVYGVKDEVVQDLANEIAALGYPYKPTPFRARLQSCTGKEFCKFGITETKEFAKKVLVELEEKFPEFTEDVTISISGCGNGCSQPQISDIGFVGGMIRHDGQRVEGYEVLLGGNLEGEKGSRISRKIGVKVPATALVSYVGQLINDYKVDNLGQLRFKDYLAVLHSDSAVEDSE
- a CDS encoding phytanoyl-CoA dioxygenase family protein translates to MTLDENQLKEFHENGFLLLKNFADSKLCDEILEKAKVHLKNKIAPIESEQEYMQKDADEITVRRLRQVYDREEVFKKWMTNDKIRPILIQLLNDTPVLTLAHHNSIMTKLPHDSTRTFWHQDRRYWNFENDNLVSVWLALGDEYLDNGLLEFIPASHKMNFSKDRFDSESNFLDENSENIELIHQRTSNNLQKGDVVFFHCKTLHHASKNHSDKAKISFVYTVRAKSNNPIKGTRSDFKEVILD
- a CDS encoding ester cyclase, translating into MKKLTNKELVKLYYHELWNKQNKDYIDILFDDNITFHGSLDISVVGKEKFKEYMDTILTGIPNLFHSIIMMVSEDDTIAVKALYNGRHTGKLFNYEASNNKIVYNGASFFKFRDGKIVDIWVLGDLNNLNKQLS